Genomic segment of Spirosoma oryzicola:
TGACCTTGTGCACAGTATACCAGGGCGACCAGGCTCCGTTGAGATCGAACCCCCGCGACCGGATATTCCCCTGTGCTACTTCGGCAAATACGGAATCTTCTTTCGGAATGGCTCCGATGTACCCCGTCTTGCGCGCTTTCTGGCATTCGGCTAGCTCATCGACCATGTAATTGACCCGTTTCAGACATTCAGGATCGTTTGTGGCCGCGTAGTGCAGGGCCAGCGCCGACAGGTAGTGCCCAAGTGAATGCCCGGCCAGCCCCGACGATTCCCATCCACCGTATTTTTTGTCTTTTGGAGCTAATCCCGAATGAACCCGGAAATCCGACAACAGCCGGTCAGGTTTGAGGTCTAGTAGAAAGCGAACGTCGGCTTCCTGCGCGGTTTTAAACGGGCCGTCGAGTACCTTGACCTCGTTGAGCGGAAATGTATAGGCCTTGATCGGAACCGCCGTTTTTACCTTGATTCGAGCATCGTTTTTTTCAGGCAGATACGTCTGGGCTAGTGCGAACGAGTGAAAGAATATTGTAACGGAAAAAAGTAGAGCGTGCTTTCTATTAAGGTATTTACGCGATAAGGACATAGCACAGGTTATATTTTTCGTCAATGAATGGGTCTCTTTTTGTAGTGTCAATGGGGCCGCCCGCACCGCATACTGTGGTGTCGGCGGGGCCGCCCGCGCGGTTCTCAAAACCGACACATCTGGGCAATGGCAGGTGTCGGTTTCTCGAAACCGACACCACGGTCTCGCCGATACCACACCGACAAAGCCAGTAAACCCCTTATTTTTTACGTTTTGGCTCCTCGACGCTCCATTCCAGAATACCGCTGGAAGCTTCTTTGGGCAGTTGGATGACCATCCGCAGGGCCTGGGTCTGCACTGGCTCGAACGTCACCGTGTCGAACGCATCCTTGCTGACTACGTACGGGCTTTTGTTTTTGACGGGCTTCCATTCGCCGGTTGCGGTTTGGTAAAGCAATTTCCACGAGGCCGGAATGCGGCAACCGCCCCACGGGCTATCGTCGAACCAGTACACCTTCGAGGATGCTACCGTCGTGGGTTTGGCAAACGTGTACTGCACCCATTGCAGCGTATCTTTCTTGGGCCACCAGTGGTAATAGATATTGTCGTGATCGTTGGAATTTTTGGGCGTATCCTGATCGTTGAGGGCCATCAGGGTTTTGGTCGGGTAAGAAGCCGTGAGCTTGCTGGTCGAGGCAATGGTGGGCGCGGCTGTCGGTTTGGCTGCGGCAGGGCGGGTCCCCATCCAGACTGCCATCTCGCCCGCACCCCGGTTTGCCCAGGTGTAGTACGGAATGGCCGTAAGCGTAGCGGGACTGGTCTCCAGCTGATTGGTTGCTGTCCGCTTTACTTTTTCAACCTGACCGGTAATCACCTCTACTCCCCCCAGCAAATCGGGTTTGAACTCGGCTTGAAGCGAAGCCTGCGCGGGCAGTACAAGATCCAGTACGTGTCCGTTCGGCGAGTCGGGCCATTCGGCGCAGTACACAATCGGTCCCCGCTCCAGGGCTACCTTACCCTCGTCGGCCTTCACGTTTTTGCTGGCCATTACGCGCCGGATTTCCATCGGTAGCGATAACCGAATCACGTTGCCCGGTTGCCAGGTCTGGCTTAGAATTGCGTACCCATCTTCCAGCTTGTAATCCACTTTTTTGCCATTGATAGTCAGTTCAACAGGTGCTGACGACTGATTAGCAAACGCATACAGATTGCCCGGCACGGGTTGATTACGCGCCCAGCCCGGAATCCGAATGGCTAGTTCGAAGGCTTTTGCCGTTGCCGGATTAACCGTAAACGCAATAGCACCTTCCCACGGGTAGCGGGTTTCCTGGGCTACGCTAAGGGGCATACCATCGAGGGTCACGTTAGCGGTACTATTGACAAACAGGTTGGCATAGAGCCGATTTCCCCGCTGGGCATATATGTAACCCGGCATCGATGGAATAAACCGACAGACATTGCTGGGGCAGCAGGCACAGCCAAACCATGCGCTACGAGCGTGCTGGCCTTTTGATTCGAGAGGGTTGGGATAAAAGAAACGGTCGCCACTTAGCGATACACCCGACAACATGCCGTTGAAAAGCGTACGTTCCAGCACGTCGTAAAACTTCGCGTCGCCGTGCAGCAGAAACAGGCGCTGGTTCCAGTAGATGTTGCCGATGGCCGCGCAGGTTTCGTTATAAGCCGACATATTCGGTAAATCGTAGGCGGGGCCAAACCCTTCGTGTCCCCCCTGCGCGCCGATGCCGCCCGTAATGTAATATTTGTCGTACACGACGTCGTGCCAGATTTGGTCGATGGCTTTCAGATACGCTTTGTCGCCCGTAATAGCGGCCACGTCGGCCATGCCTGAGTACATGTACGTAGCTCGTACAGAGTGACCCACGGCTTCCGCTTGTTCGGTTACGGGTTTGTGATCCTGGCTATACTCCTGGCCCTTACCGCGTACGTCGAGCAGAAATTTAGCCAGATCGAGGTATTGTTTATTCCCCGTTGTGCGGTAGAGCTTCACCAGACCCATTTCCACAATCTGGTGGCCGGGCGCGTAGCTGAGCTTGCCGGGCCCAAAATCCTTCACCAGCAAATCGGCGTTTTTGAGGGCTACGTCGAGCAGCGTTTTCTTGCCCGTAGCCTGATAATGGGCGACAGCCGCTTCAAACAGGTGACCGCTGTTGTAGAGTTCGTGGCTCAGATCGGATTCTTTTTCCCAACGTTTCAGGCCCGACCAGGGGTGCGGATGGGCCGGGTCAATGGTGCGGGCCGTGTACAGATAACCGTCAGGCTCCTGCGCGCTGGCTACGTAGCTAATCAGCGAATCGACCTGCTTATCCAGTTTTTTGTCGGGAAACGTTTGCAACGAATAGCTGGCCCCTTCGATGATCTTGTAGATGTCGGTATCATCGAACGGATATTCGGTGCAAAACTTCGTTCCCGGTTTCAGGTGGCCCGCTACCAGAAAATTATCGACCCGCCCCGTACTGTAGCAGTGCTTGAGAGCAATCGGAATTGTTACATCGTGGTTGAGCCGAATGCGGGGTGCCCAGAATTGATCCGTCACCTTCACCGCCGTAAACGGAACGGGCTGAATCGGATAATCGCCCCCCAATTTTGGTTGAGCCGTACCCGGACGGACCAGACTTACAACGGTTAGCCCGGTAATAAGCAGGCTCAGCAGAGGTCGATGAAGTAGATGCATGAGAAAAAAGGTAACAACAAGCTAGGGGAATTAAACAGCACAACGAAGATACTAGGCTACTTAGGTGCGGGTTTTGCAAAGATTCGCCGGTAGTAATAGTTTATTAACAAATGCAGCTATCAGGCTATTTGACTATGCGGCTAAACCATTTACTTACCATATAATTGACTGGCTAACGCCAGCTGACCCAAAATTTATTCGGCCTAACTGGTTGTTACTACCCACTACGAGAACCCCCGCCATGAATAAACCTTTTCACGAATTTATACCCCGTTTGGGCTTACTAGATGCTACCATGATCGTAGCTGGCTCTATGATCGGATCGGGTATTTTTATTGTACCAGCCGAAATTATCCGTAGTGTTGGCGGAGCAGGCTGGATGCTGGGTATGTGGCTGCTGGCCGGTCTGATCACGGTTATTGCTGCGGTGAGCTATGGCGAGTTGGCGGCCATGTTTCCCCGAGCGGGTGGTCAGTATGTTTACCTGCGTGAAGCCTATAATTCATTGGTTGGGTTCCTATACGGCTGGTCTTTTTTCGCTGTTATTCAGACTGGTACCATTGCCGCCGTGGGTGTAGCGTTCGCCAAGTTCACGGCTTACCTGGTCCCCGCCTTTAGTGATACCAATGTTCTGTTTCGTCTCGGTTTTGTCAATGTGTCGGCTGCGCAGCTCGTTTCGATTGGCGTCATTACCTTGCTGACTTACATCAATAGTAGGGGGGTGAAACACGGCGCGGCCCTGCAAACCTTCCTGACGATTATTAAACTAGTTTCCTTGTTTGGGCTGATTAGCTGTGGATTTATCTGGGGAGCCCGTGCTGATATCTGGAACGCCAACTGGCAGAACGCCTGGAATTTATCGAGTTTGACCTTGTCGGGCGGGGCACTTTCGTCCTCTTCGCTTTCTGGTCTGGCGGCTTTTGGCGCCATCGCCATTGCCATGAAAGGAACCTTATTTTCGAGTGATTCCTGGCACAGTATTACATCGATTGCGGGAGAAGTCAAACAGCCTCAGCGCAACATCGGCCTGAGCTTGGTGCTGGGCACGCTAATTGTTACAGTAATCTACGTCCTGACCAACATCATGTTTCTGGCCGTCGTGCCGCTGAAAGACATTGCCTTTGCGCCCAGTGACCGGGTAGGCGTAGTGGCGGCCGATTACATTTTTGGCAACAGCGGTACCGTGATTATTGCCGTAATGGTCATGATTTCGACGTTTGGTTGTAACAACGGGCTGATTCTGTCGGGGGCACGGGTCTACTACATCATGGCTAAAGACGGGCTATTTTTCCGGCAGGCTGGTACGCTCAATAAAAATGAGGTACCAGGCTACAGTCTGTGGACCCAGTGTATTTGGGCGAGTATACTTTGCTTGACGGGCGAATACAACAACCTGCTGGCCTTGGTAATTTTCGGTGTCCTGATTTTTTACGTCCTGACTATTTTAGGAATTTATCGCCTACGCCAGCGTCGACCCGACTTACCCCGACCGTACAAAACGCCCGGTTATCCTTTTCTGCCCGCTATTTATGTCGTGACGGCCCTCGCGCTGGCGGTTCTGCTGCTCATTTTCGAGACGCGCTACACTCTGCCGGGGCTGGGCGTCATTCTGGCGGGTATACCCGTGTATTACGTGATCGTGCGACGGTAACGAGTTGTGATACCTAACATACAATAGCGTTTTATTCTTATGACTCTATCTACCTTTCGCTTATACACTGGCGCGTTAGCCATTGGCTTACTGCTAGTTGTTCGTACCGGTATCACGGCCCAACCCAATCCATTGATTGGTGTTGATCCACAAACCAGCGCCGTACACCATCTGCTCACACAGTTCTACGCCGATCGGGGAAGCCTGAACCGCTTCTACATTGTCACGGGGTCGCCGGAGCGTCGGGTGCGCTTCCAGACGTTCTATACCGATTACCTGAACCGGCTGGAAGCGCTGAATTTTGACCGGATGAACACCGACAGTCGGGTTGACTACCTGCTTTTCAAGCGTGATTTGGCTGAGCAATTGCACAAGCTAAACATTGAAGCCGTTGAACGAGACCGTATCAACGCCTGGTTTCCCTTCGCGGATTCTCTGTATGCCGTCGAGAAACGGCGTCGTCGGGGTCATCTACCCAACGCCCAGCAGTTTGCCCGCAACCTGACCGATCTTGCCAAACAAATCAGCGAGCTTCATATCAAACTGGATAAAGAAGACAAACCCGATCCGTCGTTGATGCGTCGAGCGGCATCAACGGCAAATGGATTGCAGATCGCGTTACGTAGCGTTTACTCGTTCTACAACCATTACGACCCCAGCTTTAGCTGGTGGATCCCTAAACCCTATCAGCAGGCAGACAGTCTGCTTGGGGCTTACGAGTCAGTTTTTCGGCGTAAAAGCCGGGAGTCGTCTCCCGTCAACGATGAGAGCGGTATCGTGGGCGTTCCGGTTGGACGTGACGAGTTAGTACGACAGTTACAGATCGAAATGATTCCGTACAGCCCGGAAGAATTAATCCAGATTGCCAATAAAGAGTTTGCCTGGTGCGACCGCGAACTGCTGAAAGCTTCCCGCGAGATGGGGTTTGGCGATGACTGGAAAGCGGCCCAAGAAAAGGTCAAAAACAGTTACGTCCCCATTGGCAGACAACCCGAAATGGTTTTGGGCTTGTTCAATGAGTCCGTTGCGTTTTTGAAAGCGAAAAACCTGATTACGATTCCGCCAATTGCCGAAGAAACGTGGCGCATGGGCATGATGTCGCCGAGCCGTCAGCTTGTCAATCCGTTTTTTACCGGGGGTGAAGAACTGTCGATCTCTTACCCAACTGACGACATGAATTACGCCGATAAAGTGATGAGCATGCGGGGTAATAATCCTCATTTTTCGCGGGCCACGGTTCATCACGAGCTTATTGCCGGGCATCATTTGCAGGGATTCATGAATAACCGGTACAAAGTTTACCGCAATTTCGACACACCTTTCTGGATTGAAGGCTGGGCCTTGTATTGGGAAATGCTGCTATGGGATCAGGGCTTTGCCA
This window contains:
- a CDS encoding glycoside hydrolase family 127 protein gives rise to the protein MHLLHRPLLSLLITGLTVVSLVRPGTAQPKLGGDYPIQPVPFTAVKVTDQFWAPRIRLNHDVTIPIALKHCYSTGRVDNFLVAGHLKPGTKFCTEYPFDDTDIYKIIEGASYSLQTFPDKKLDKQVDSLISYVASAQEPDGYLYTARTIDPAHPHPWSGLKRWEKESDLSHELYNSGHLFEAAVAHYQATGKKTLLDVALKNADLLVKDFGPGKLSYAPGHQIVEMGLVKLYRTTGNKQYLDLAKFLLDVRGKGQEYSQDHKPVTEQAEAVGHSVRATYMYSGMADVAAITGDKAYLKAIDQIWHDVVYDKYYITGGIGAQGGHEGFGPAYDLPNMSAYNETCAAIGNIYWNQRLFLLHGDAKFYDVLERTLFNGMLSGVSLSGDRFFYPNPLESKGQHARSAWFGCACCPSNVCRFIPSMPGYIYAQRGNRLYANLFVNSTANVTLDGMPLSVAQETRYPWEGAIAFTVNPATAKAFELAIRIPGWARNQPVPGNLYAFANQSSAPVELTINGKKVDYKLEDGYAILSQTWQPGNVIRLSLPMEIRRVMASKNVKADEGKVALERGPIVYCAEWPDSPNGHVLDLVLPAQASLQAEFKPDLLGGVEVITGQVEKVKRTATNQLETSPATLTAIPYYTWANRGAGEMAVWMGTRPAAAKPTAAPTIASTSKLTASYPTKTLMALNDQDTPKNSNDHDNIYYHWWPKKDTLQWVQYTFAKPTTVASSKVYWFDDSPWGGCRIPASWKLLYQTATGEWKPVKNKSPYVVSKDAFDTVTFEPVQTQALRMVIQLPKEASSGILEWSVEEPKRKK
- a CDS encoding APC family permease gives rise to the protein MNKPFHEFIPRLGLLDATMIVAGSMIGSGIFIVPAEIIRSVGGAGWMLGMWLLAGLITVIAAVSYGELAAMFPRAGGQYVYLREAYNSLVGFLYGWSFFAVIQTGTIAAVGVAFAKFTAYLVPAFSDTNVLFRLGFVNVSAAQLVSIGVITLLTYINSRGVKHGAALQTFLTIIKLVSLFGLISCGFIWGARADIWNANWQNAWNLSSLTLSGGALSSSSLSGLAAFGAIAIAMKGTLFSSDSWHSITSIAGEVKQPQRNIGLSLVLGTLIVTVIYVLTNIMFLAVVPLKDIAFAPSDRVGVVAADYIFGNSGTVIIAVMVMISTFGCNNGLILSGARVYYIMAKDGLFFRQAGTLNKNEVPGYSLWTQCIWASILCLTGEYNNLLALVIFGVLIFYVLTILGIYRLRQRRPDLPRPYKTPGYPFLPAIYVVTALALAVLLLIFETRYTLPGLGVILAGIPVYYVIVRR
- a CDS encoding DUF885 family protein, which produces MTLSTFRLYTGALAIGLLLVVRTGITAQPNPLIGVDPQTSAVHHLLTQFYADRGSLNRFYIVTGSPERRVRFQTFYTDYLNRLEALNFDRMNTDSRVDYLLFKRDLAEQLHKLNIEAVERDRINAWFPFADSLYAVEKRRRRGHLPNAQQFARNLTDLAKQISELHIKLDKEDKPDPSLMRRAASTANGLQIALRSVYSFYNHYDPSFSWWIPKPYQQADSLLGAYESVFRRKSRESSPVNDESGIVGVPVGRDELVRQLQIEMIPYSPEELIQIANKEFAWCDRELLKASREMGFGDDWKAAQEKVKNSYVPIGRQPEMVLGLFNESVAFLKAKNLITIPPIAEETWRMGMMSPSRQLVNPFFTGGEELSISYPTDDMNYADKVMSMRGNNPHFSRATVHHELIAGHHLQGFMNNRYKVYRNFDTPFWIEGWALYWEMLLWDQGFAKSPEDRIGMLFWRMHRCARIIFSLNFHLGKWRPQQCVDFLVDRVGHERANAIGEVRRSFLGVDPPLYQLAYMTGGFQFLALKKELVDTGKMTYKQFHDAVLQINSMPVEMIRAILTNQSFPKDFRTKWRFYDLN